The genomic stretch TCATCCCTATTTCGAAATCGTCGAAAGTTAGAGGTAGTGTTTTATTTGAGGACATATTTATAAAATATAAAAATCGTTTAATAAACTTTTCTATTGTAACTGGATTTTCAAAAAATAATATATAAATTAAAAAACTTACTGGATTTTTCTTAACTCATATGTGAAATAACCCTCGGGTTCTCTCTTCGTTATATTTACCTTTACCTTCATTCCAACTTTTACGTCTTCAGGTTTTTCATTAACCCACGCTAAAATATTTATTCCCTCTTTCAGCCTTGCTATACCAACTATGTAGTCTTGATAGTGCATGAAACTAACTGGTTTCACAGTTATGATCGTGTAAGTTAATAGTTCACCTTCCCCAGAGAGCTCTATAACATCAAGACCAGATACTTTACACTTAGTACAGTCATCTTGAGGAGGGAAGTATATTGAACCGCA from Sulfolobus sp. S-194 encodes the following:
- a CDS encoding Zn-ribbon domain-containing OB-fold protein, with the translated sequence MGVTEIKERQFNEIDKKALEQIDLLIKNSGMPIMRDLKTNNLLWVDVRELTQRFMIPIGRIYKFFDQLSKGKIIGTKCPKCGSIYFPPQDDCTKCKVSGLDVIELSGEGELLTYTIITVKPVSFMHYQDYIVGIARLKEGINILAWVNEKPEDVKVGMKVKVNITKREPEGYFTYELRKIQ